The sequence AAACCCCCTAAACCCCATACTCCAAACCTTATATTATAAACACTAAactttaactctaaactctaaatctaaattttagttctaatattttcaaactaaaattcTAAATCTTAAACATAAACTCTAAAAcacaaatttctaaattttaaaccTTTGACTCTAAACACAAACATCATAGTTCTAAattccaaattatatatattttaaattacatattcttatttaaaatccaaaatctaatatttttaaatttaaaatcctAAATTTTAATCTCAATTTCTAGATGCATGTGACTTTGTGGATAAACCTTATACGAATTTTTAACTCAATGTAAAATTCATAAAAGGAATTTACCATTTTgttgtaacaaaaatatattgacGATTTATTATGGCGATAACTGAGATATACagttagacaaaaaaaaaagtaatttgcAATTTTGGTAGAAAATGTGAATTGTGGTTTTGGTTAAAAATGTGAGTTTAAGTTTATTATAGGAAGATGTGATTTTCATTTCTGAAGAAATgtgattttatgattttgtcaaaaatatgattttccaGTTTCTGAGAGAGAATgtgattttatgattttaacaaaaatatgatTTCTCGATTTTAGGAAAACAATTGACCTTTTTAGTGTAAAATGTAATTTTGTGACTTCTGGAGAAACTATGattttttctgttatttttttgctgaaaatattattgttagttttgaataaaatatgtgatagaaattttaattttaaatagcgtatattaaaaaaattatagatcaTTTTAAGTTTAGAATTGTCATTttgtcatttattattttcaattgAATTGCGTTCATCCAGATCATCTGTGAAagctttattaattttttatgaaaattcagCTAAGctcaaaaacaaatttgatcCATTTCTATGTTGAATTAACAACATGGATATCAATGCAGCTTTATCCAGATGAATCAATGCATGTAAACAACaccataataaaaaaattactgaaATTAAAAGAATTGTTAAACATCAGTACAAATGTCACAAGACTCGCAACCGAGTTAGaataaattcaatattttcttgTCATTTTGTTCCCCGAAGATGtacatattaaatttaaaaaaaaatgtacgtATTTACTGAAACTGGAAGAAAATACAACGCTAGTTCAACAAATACAGAAACATGAAAATGTACGAATTTTTAACAATTTGTTCAAATCTTTCCATCCTAATAACCACTAAAATTAGTGACTACGGGTCTGAGTGATCTTGCCACTTGCTGCCGACCTGAGGAGAGCCTCGGCCGCCGCCGCAACCTTAACTGTTCTCCGGCTAGCTTTAGAAGCCCGTAGATCCACATCATCGCTTCTCCCACAAACCGTAGACACTGGACCCATAACAATCAGTCCCTTCCACAAACTTCTTTTGCTCACTTTTTTCATGGAACTCTTGTTATCAGTTTTTCTACTACTATTAGTATTCTTATCATAGCCATTTCTCTTTAACATACCATGATCATCACAAACACAATCATGATTATTATTATCGTCCTTCAGCATGAAAGCACTGCTCAAACTCACGGATAAACCAGGATCATCCAAATTAAGCCCTTTTGAGATGTTCTTGTTCTCGTAAGTGTCAAGTAGACGAGAGTATTGGGTTTCTTGATCCTCTTGGTAATGGAAATTTGTGTACCAAAGCGATGACTTAGAAACCCTATTCTCGGCTAAAACCTTGTTGTCAGAGAGGATCATGTTCTTTGTAGCTTCGATCTTGTATCGCGAAGGTCGAGGTGTTCTCGGTGCTCTTGTTATCTCAAACTCTCTCATAATCGGTTTGCCTTCCTTCCTTTGATACCAAGCCCACGCCGCCGCCTTCACCACCGCCAAATCATCTCCTCCTCCGCCTCCATAAACCATCATCGGAcgtttcttcttcctcctcttgcTGTTGTTAACATTGTTCTCGGACATGGATGTGGAAGATATGTAGTAGTTGGCGAATGGGAGCATTGTGATAATGGTTTGTGGAATTAGAGTATGTCACATTTGGGTGATTCATGTTAAATAATGGCAAAAGGAAATGCTAAGAAATATTATTGAGGaacatatttcattttttttgtgtgtatattaaataaaattagagaaAGTAGGTGTGTTGGTCTTTCTTTAAGGTCCACCAATGGATACGGAAATCTAAATAATTCCACAGggaaaatgttatttttattttgtgttagTTGGAATTGGATGTACTGTACATAGTGTATATCCAACGTATCACCATCGGTCCCTCTACGCATATTTATTATCGTGGATTAATATATCAATAAAGCATGGATGATGAAACTTTAAGTCCATGTTCTGGACTACAAAAGTAGAATCTTTACAACAGTAATCCAAAGTGGAAAAGTGGTCATTGCGAAAGAAAGAATAAGTGGTTACATATAAGAATTCAAATTTCCAATTGTACTTCATTTTGTAAAGATTATCTTTAACTATCTATCATAATCAGTCGGATCCATTTATCCTTGGACAAAGAATAACGCGGATTGTCTTATCTTCCTCAAAGAACGAAGACAATCCAAGATTATTTATAAGACAACTTGGCTTATTGTGGGGATAGGTGTTGTTGTAGACGTACGTGGATAAAATGCCTATCTTTAACAGCTTTCTGACGCAATTCAATGCCAAGACCATCTACCCTGTCCCCAAATCCCATATGGAGGTGGTATTTGCCTAACCAAACAGGTTTTCTAAATAACTAATTTCTAAGGTGAAAGTGTTCTTGATACAAGATCATAAACTGACCTTAACCCAACCACCCAAATTCTAATCATAAAGATAGCTCCAAGGACCGATCCTAAAAGGATTTATGAGAAAGTTTCAACCAGTCAATTGAGGTTCTCCTGACTTCACCAACCAGCTTAGACAATCTAACCATCCGGCTCAACCAGGTCAGTCTCAATCAGAAGACAATACGACCAAAAGTCTAATAGTTAGAAAGACTAGAAAACATAGTTTTATTCTTAATAATGAATTgattaaaatattcaaataaatattttgaaaactaattttgtattttttgtgGAAAAATGCTATTTCGCAGATTTTGAACTGAAatttaattatgaaatttagtGAATAACATACAATTagcgattttggcggaaaaacgtaatattttagttaggcaggaaaatgctatttttcgattttgacggaaaaacacGATCCTCCGATTTTGGCGAGAAGAGGcggttttccggttttggtatACATgtgattttccggttttggcagaaaaagcAATATTCGGCTTTGGcataaaaacacaattttccggttttggcggaaaaacacaatttttttggttttgacggaaaaatgcGGTTTTCGTATTTGGTTAGAAcgtgatttttttggttttggtaaaAAACATACTTTTACATTTTGATGAGAAAAGTGTATTTTtaggttttggcgagaaaatgcaaTTTTATGATATTGATGGAAAAACGTGAATTTtgattttgacggaaaaataaaaatattatataataattctaatatttaatttcatttatttgtatatttgtattaagggtatttaggtatttgaattttgacATGCAAATGTAGCATTTaaactctatattttttttagcatctcaaatatatagatattcaagatattatatatgttgtatttagATGCTGATGCAATAGTGTCCAAACGAACAAAATCTTATTAACATCAAGATACAGCGTCTGGATATAGAAACAAACAAGGTCTCTTACTTCTATTTTTTCTCTATCCATGATTGAGTAGTCTATTTTTTAGGTCTATGGGGCAAGGAGATCATAGATTCGTGAGCTGAACAAAAATAAGGATTGATGTTTTGATTGTCTCCATTCATATTTGAATTTAAGGCTTGTATTAAGGGTATGACTAGTTGAAATGCATTGGTTGTGGGTGCTGTCGAGGGAGTTTGTGGATttgggtggttgcggtttctagtgTTATTAAGCGATATGTACGACAATACATCGGTTAGAAATTGGTATGTTTGATTGATTTGTGACCGGTTGATTATGAGATACTACATCGTATTAATAATAAACTAccaatattaacatattataacataataaaaatatcaaaaacataCTATTGTGATAAAATACAATAAttgttaatataatataattaataataatattatgtttattgattaaattttttaatttagatgaaagttataatttcattaaaatttattttgaaaatttatattattattttgtcatcagcattacagactcatatagactatGTGAACCACTTtggtaactctgcatccatatgCACGACAAAAGACAGTTGTATCCTGACACTGCGTCCAAGGTTGTATGCCCTTCAATTCATCGTTCTTAGTGTATGACTAAGCTTTGAGGTATGAAAACTTTTTTCAGAATCTTGATATCTTCTAAATAATTGTAAAAGTTGGTCATTCTTCTGgaagatttatattaaaaaatattattttttcgttaatctatgtatatatctttatatatgtacatatattaaCGTTGAAAAGTTATAGTGATTATGcttagtttaaatttttataaataaattatgatatTGTTTgtgtattttaattaaaatatgaaatatatatatatatatatatgtatatttatttataacatttccattttaaaactttaatttaaaatttttaaatattttttaaatatttttataattatttatccaCCCGTAACCATAAACTTGCGGGAACcagattttgattttaagaggtttgAAGCGGTTCAAACCATTTAAAGCACTTTTGTAATTGTTGCAAAAAACCAACAatcgctaccaaccgcaaaaaaTTGTGTTTGTGGGTGGTAGCGGAGAACCAGTCATATCCTAAATAGATCACTTAGTGCATGATCCTAGGTCTAATCTATTCACCGAAAATGTTTTAAGCTGCTAGAAATACAAGCGATTTGTTTTTGACCGACAAAAGTAGATGTTAAGGCAAATCGTGAACTTATCAATTATGATCATTAATGTTTATCATCTTTCTCTAATTCAAACGGaagtttagattttaaaattgtttgatAAATGAAGCCATGAAAGTGGATCGATCTAGCTCTTTTAATTGAGTTTGAGACTTGTTTTGTTTGGTTCcttgaataattttttgacTCATGATCGTTAGATTTCCAAACCACCGCCTTAGATCTAGCTCCATTTTTAATCTgaatttaaatcatttttgtaATTCTGTTTTGTTACCATCAATCTTACTTCTTTTGTCTTAGCTTTTATTTTTCTCATAGAAATATCACAAAATTCTATCATGTGTTAACAGAATTAAAACAAGATCAGAGTTGTGTTCTTATTGACACAAACGAAAACAAAGACATATAGTTCAGTAGAAATATCGCAAGAAAGTAAAGGGAAGAAGATAGTTTTAGCTTTGTTACCAATATAAAGAAGGTTTTGATTAATTCATaaatgagaaagagagaggcTGATAGTGCACAGCCAAAGTTTCCAAACACAATGACCCTACATAGGCTAATGGgtatttaaaaaattctttGGACTTGAGCTCTATAATACTCTCACGCAAACTTGGCGTCGGGTAAAATCAAGGGTCCGAGTTTGGACGCAAACTAAGATGGCTGTGACAGGAAAATGAATAATCGAAGGTGGTTTGATGTAGGAaagttatttattaattatacatGGAGAACAAACTTAGTGTTAGATCTATTCAGATCTATACATAGAGAGTATCGCATGACTCACTTAGAGGTATTCTCTTGATATTTGAAGAATCTAAACAATCTCACTCAGACGTATTTGTGGCCTATTTGTCTCACTAAGAACCAAGGTTCCTCTTACCTTTCTAATTCTGCTAACATGT comes from Brassica rapa cultivar Chiifu-401-42 chromosome A02, CAAS_Brap_v3.01, whole genome shotgun sequence and encodes:
- the LOC103852314 gene encoding uncharacterized protein LOC103852314 yields the protein MLPFANYYISSTSMSENNVNNSKRRKKKRPMMVYGGGGGDDLAVVKAAAWAWYQRKEGKPIMREFEITRAPRTPRPSRYKIEATKNMILSDNKVLAENRVSKSSLWYTNFHYQEDQETQYSRLLDTYENKNISKGLNLDDPGLSVSLSSAFMLKDDNNNHDCVCDDHGMLKRNGYDKNTNSSRKTDNKSSMKKVSKRSLWKGLIVMGPVSTVCGRSDDVDLRASKASRRTVKVAAAAEALLRSAASGKITQTRSH